The genomic region GTATAATGAGAATGAACATCGCGGGGTGGAGCAGCTGGTAGCTCGTCGGGCTCATAACCCGAAGGTTGTCGGTTCGAATCCGGCCCCCGCAACCATTTATCAACCGAACCCTGTATAAGCTAGTAAACGCTTATACAGGGTTTTTGTATGTTATTTCAGCAGGAATCATATTCGGACAGTGCGAAATGATAGGCAAAGGAAGTTAGGAGGCTTCGCAAATATGGGCTTTCGATTTGTTCACGCAGCAGATCTGCACTTAGGCTGTCAATTTGCAGGAGTGGAGGAAATTAATCCTGACTTAAAACAAAGGGTGATGGACGCCAGTTTGCGTGCGTTTAAAAACCTAACTGATTACTGTCTGGAATCGGATGTAGATTTTTTGCTCCTTGCCGGAGATGTCTTCGAAACAAATCGTCCCAGCCTGCGCACGCAAAAGTTTTTTGTTGAGCAGCTTGCCCGCCTCCAGACTGCAAATATTGACGTCTTTATGGTTACCGGCAATCACGATGCCGGGTTGGTGAAAAACTTGGTCTTTAAACTTCCAAAAAACTTAATTATGTTCGGTTCCGAACAGGCTGATGTAATTGAGCGTACATATAATTCACTTCAGGTAACAATCACTGGAATTAGTTATGCACAGCAGCATGTCGGAGACTTAACGCCATTGTTTCCGCGTCCTGATTCCAGCTCTTTCAATATTGCCATTCTCCACTGTGAAGTGGGTGGAAAGGAATTTGGGTATGCTCCTGCTTCACTTGCAAGTCTCCAAAGCAGCGGGTATGATTACTGGGCAATTGGCCATGTCCACACTGCCGCGGAGTGGAGTAATGGGTGCCAGATCCGGTATCCCGGTGTTCTTCAGGGCAGACACAGCGGCGAAACAGGACAAAAAGGGTGCTGGATCGTTGAGGTTGACAGCAGAGGAATCAAGAATTCTCAGTTCATTTCAGTTCAGGACATTATTTGGCAGACAATTGAGCTGGATTTGACCGAGGTTGCTCCTAAGCAGCTTTATTCGACCCTTCAGCAGGCAAAAGAAGATCAGAGAGCTGGCTTTTCAGTGGGAACGATGCTCAATCTGACCCTTACTGGTGCAAGCAGCTGTTACCATCTCTTAAAACAGCCTGGCACAATTAGTGATTTGCTAATGGAGCTGCGGGATGGTGAAGAGCAGGACAATTTTGTTTGGGTGACTGGAATAGATGACCAGGTTCTTCCCGAAATTGACTGGAACAGTCTGCGCCGCCAGGGTGATTTCTTGGCTGAAGTGATTGCGTATATTGAAGAGCTGGAAGCGAATCCGGAAACTTACGCAGAAACAGCTGCAGTTTCAGAGCTGCATGAACTGCTGATGGAGCATGATGTGCGGGAACTGCTGCGGAATGCAAAATTGATCGCTGTTGAGCTCTTGAGTGGGGGTGAGCGGAAATGAAACTGGAGCAGATTAGGATCGATGGTTTTGGCGTACTTCACGATTTAACCATCGACCTAGAACCGGATTTAACAGTAATTTATGGTTTAAATGGCTCTGGTAAAAGTACACTCTTAAACTTTATCCGCAGCTGCCTATACGGGTTTTATCAAAGGAGTTCCATTCAGCGCTATGAGCCTTTAAGGGGAGGTATCCACGGTGGATCTCTCTGTGTGGCGACAGACCAGCACCGCTATTTGATTACTAGAACCCAAGCTCGGCGCTCCAGCGGGACTTTAGCTATAGAGAATCTTGACAGCGGTTTGTCACTTCCCGAAGCTTATCTCGATGAACTTTTAGGCGGGATTTCTCAATCGGTTTTTGAGTCGGTTTATGCTTTTGGTCTAACGGAGCTCAACCAGTTAAAGCTTATTGATAACCAGGAATTAAACACGCTTTTATACAGCATCGGGTTGGGGAGCAGCATATCGCTAGCGGATGTTAACAGCCGACTTGTCAGCGAGATGGACAGCATATACAAACCGAGGGGGCGCAAGCCTGAGTTAAATCGAGTGCTGGAACAGCTGCGGGAGATAACTGTAAAACAGCGAGAAGTAGAGCATGTTACCGGAGAGTACTTTAGGGTCATCAAGCAAATTGAAACAGTCAGGAGAGAGGTTGACGCTGTTCGCTTAACGCTTAATGAGAAAAACAAGGAATCCAGGCGGATAGAGATTATGCTGGAAGTATGGCCGATATGGCAGGATTTGGTTGTTACACAGCAGAGACTTGACCAGCTTCCGGAGCATAACCTTCCGCTTAATGGGCTCGAGAGAATTGAAAAGGCCAGTGCGGAGCTTGAGCGAATTTCCCAAGCTTGTTACAAAGCAGCTGTAAAACTCGGGTTTGAGCTTGATTTATCCACGGTTAATACCGCTGTTTATGAGCGACTGCAATCGGAGTTAACTCTTCTTAAAGAACAGCATACTGACTTTGAACTTCAGATCAAAGTGACAGATGAGCGCTGTGCTCAAGCTGAAATCGAATGCAGTGACCTTGAGCAGCAGATAGCCGGCATAGACAACGAAGCTAAAATCGCTGCTGGAGATGAATATGATTATGCATCCAGAAAACAGCTGTTTGAACAGTTAAAATCTCTGGTTATTAAGCAGGACCAGCCCACAAATATCATTACCACCCTTGTTTTAGCCGCAGGACTTGTTGGCTGGTTGGCGGCCGCACTGGTGTTTTATTCATCTAACCACGATTTCGGTGTTTGGATCGCTGCTGGTACTTTTTTACTATTGGTCTTTGTCCTAGGTTCGGTCCAGTACAGCAGATCTAAAGCGGTAGGCAAGCGAGGAAGGACTATTCGGGATTTGGCGCTTAAGCTTGGTATCCAGGATTTGGATCGAGAACTGCTCACCTTTGAGCAGGTGTTGGAGCGGGAAGAAGCGCTGGTGAAGG from Bacillota bacterium harbors:
- a CDS encoding AAA family ATPase: MKLEQIRIDGFGVLHDLTIDLEPDLTVIYGLNGSGKSTLLNFIRSCLYGFYQRSSIQRYEPLRGGIHGGSLCVATDQHRYLITRTQARRSSGTLAIENLDSGLSLPEAYLDELLGGISQSVFESVYAFGLTELNQLKLIDNQELNTLLYSIGLGSSISLADVNSRLVSEMDSIYKPRGRKPELNRVLEQLREITVKQREVEHVTGEYFRVIKQIETVRREVDAVRLTLNEKNKESRRIEIMLEVWPIWQDLVVTQQRLDQLPEHNLPLNGLERIEKASAELERISQACYKAAVKLGFELDLSTVNTAVYERLQSELTLLKEQHTDFELQIKVTDERCAQAEIECSDLEQQIAGIDNEAKIAAGDEYDYASRKQLFEQLKSLVIKQDQPTNIITTLVLAAGLVGWLAAALVFYSSNHDFGVWIAAGTFLLLVFVLGSVQYSRSKAVGKRGRTIRDLALKLGIQDLDRELLTFEQVLEREEALVKEKERLEQNLRQLRARAAVYRNNLEDKRREEHELIQRFSELKEQYQLPSGLRLTDAEAFLEATAVLPRLLEEQNHWEQELDTIYQACGTTDHDKITMMYRVQSERETLAEKIARLEAVLQTYFGSKYSEAAALFKELDKAALVSQYDVLNGEVNSLEEKLNELQHELGRLTNQKETLEQSQKQEEYQLEKALLQAKASKLAGRWGSLKTCQWVIDEVSRKYERERQPQVLQRASRYFSAITNNRYTRVYAPLGMRELKIETAEGEILSPDQLSRGTVEQLYLALRFALAKQIAHERVKLPIFADDILVNFDRPRLLRTVKLMKELGKEHQIVLLTCHQTIADLFEPNQIRYLSQRANSAS
- a CDS encoding DNA repair exonuclease → MGFRFVHAADLHLGCQFAGVEEINPDLKQRVMDASLRAFKNLTDYCLESDVDFLLLAGDVFETNRPSLRTQKFFVEQLARLQTANIDVFMVTGNHDAGLVKNLVFKLPKNLIMFGSEQADVIERTYNSLQVTITGISYAQQHVGDLTPLFPRPDSSSFNIAILHCEVGGKEFGYAPASLASLQSSGYDYWAIGHVHTAAEWSNGCQIRYPGVLQGRHSGETGQKGCWIVEVDSRGIKNSQFISVQDIIWQTIELDLTEVAPKQLYSTLQQAKEDQRAGFSVGTMLNLTLTGASSCYHLLKQPGTISDLLMELRDGEEQDNFVWVTGIDDQVLPEIDWNSLRRQGDFLAEVIAYIEELEANPETYAETAAVSELHELLMEHDVRELLRNAKLIAVELLSGGERK